Below is a genomic region from Nilaparvata lugens isolate BPH unplaced genomic scaffold, ASM1435652v1 scaffold5512, whole genome shotgun sequence.
caataaaaatataactagagtataagtttttatattctgattatttattgtatgattgtgattttgttTTCATATGACTCATATATTGTTCTGATTTCAGAATTGttccagtatatatatataggcctatgcacttctaataaattgtatcatttctaggtttctgattaataatatatgcTAACCAGCCAGTCCAGTTGTTAATTGTAATATTCACGTCgagtttattaatattattgtaaacgtttctcttgattttttttattacgatTTATTTGCGGTTGCTTCAAGTAgagttttttttgtttgtaagaggTTCTGTTACGCATAAACATGTCAATTATGGTACATTTTGCGTCATTTCTCATTCTCACGACTTTCACGGCGCAACTGGAGGCAGTCAGGGTCTTCGCGGGAGTTTTCTACAAGGAGCTACGTCACGCTGTAGCGTATGAATCATCGGTTCCACTAACATACGAGGTAGATTTCCCGGCAGCTCAGCTCGACATCTTGCAGGCGGAAAGGGTGTTCTGGCCTAACTGTCAACAAGAGGATTGCAGTTTAGCGGATGCGGTAGAAGTTTTGTATAATTCTACAAACGGAATTCTTCGCAACAGTCATGCTgttttcaactcttcaattcGTTTGGGAACTCAAGCTTCACGAAAGACCAGAGCGATCGATGTTGTCGgcgattttcttcatttttgttgcGCAGTCGCGACGGATGGGGAACTTCATAAGCTGGAATTCAACGAAAACCATGTAGCTGATCACCTCAACGCATTCCAAGGGTTGGTTGCAGACGACCACAAAGATTTAATTCGGATTTCTCGCAACTTGAGGCAGTTTGCTGGAAATTTTTCTCAGCAATTTCACGATGCGTATAGCAAATTAACAGACAGTATGAGATTATTCGTACAACAGAATGTATCGGAGGAGAAAACACTGTTCACAAACCAGTTATTAACTTACATTTTCACCTCTACTCAcatgtaaatattttatcacggcaGGAATTCATAAATACTGCGAAGGAACGCTGTGATAAAAAGCTTTTACCCTTTTCGCTGGTACACCCCAATTTATTACGTTCAGATCTCTTCAGATTGGAGAAAGGATATAAGTCGAAAGGACACCAGTTAGCTATACCTCTATCGGATTTGCAGCGATATTTTGATCTTCCACTTACGACTTGCGTGGTGAAGGAGAACTCCATGGTGCTTAGCTTAAAAGTACCGTTGGTCAGCATCGGCGGACAGTTTCAATTGCACAAGTATGTGAGGACACCTATGTATTTCGACGGCCAGATTTGTCAGCTTCAGCAGCAGGATTTCGTTTTGGCGCGGAGACAGGAGGACGGTGAGATTCAGGTCATCTCGGGAGATCATCTCTCTTCTTGTCGGGCACAGGAcgatttcttatgctatcttccgcGGCTGGTGCATGGAGGACATATGTCATCAAGATGTATGCATCACTTGTTTGCGGCGACAGAGCTGAAGGACATCCAACAATATTGCAGTTTAAGCTGTCGTCCAGCTAAGCAGGAGTTGGAGATCGTCGAATTTTCGCCTTCGGAGTATATCGTCGCGAATATACAGGCCAACACTACAGTCACTTGCGAGGGAGGTTCGTTTCATCATCTTCAACCTATTCCGGGAGCAATGTATGTGGTTTTACCCTGTCATTGCGAGATTTCGGTCGGCGGGAGAATAATGGTGAGAAAGACTTTTCCGTGTGACGCAAATGTTGATAAACAACCTCAGGTTCTCCATTACTTACCTTTGCATTGGGTTAAGTTTAATTcgttaaaaattgatgttttgcaaccgcatttcaatcctaattttgttaattttagcgaaattttaaaaactgatataGATATAAGGTTCCGGAATTTACAGTTCAAGACGTAATATCGTCAGAtatatttcacaaagtagatcttcCAAATTCTTGGGGAGATGTTGTAAATTCCtctagttttgttttttatatattatttggctggttagggtttttaactttattctgTGCATATTTAGGCATCAAGTTGTATGTGTGTAAATTATCTGCTGTAACGGTAGCACAACCCAAGATACATATAATCGATAGTTAGGAGTTATATAGTTACTTTTTGATGGATtaactgttttattgtttttttttcctGACTATATAGTTATGAGTCATAATGTacttataaagttttttttttctcttcgaTTTTTATTGCAACTTTTGAAGTAGTtcaatgttgattcacaaataaattattgtcaattgagattttctttttataataagttgaatattcatgatattaatgtgtataatattgaaagttagtTTCATATATAATCAATGTTATTGTGCAGCATAGTTtcgttttgaatttgatttgaatgtttgtaatttagtttgagtaacctacctttctatgtaaaagtttgatttcaatgtatagtagcattatcaagtcaatcaggcacacgtttgtttcccgagtatattattttgtttaatcattattatttatttttttttttgttcccctcttgactacagactcagggacgagtctttcagcgggatgggtgatgtgtcacctggtcatatgggacatatatatgattcatatattatctcatattgatcaggattttagagttttattttacgaaaagtttaatgaacggtgtttctgcctttgaacagttttgtcatcgacagaaagattgtttatttcacttgttatcaaaattattgtagtttctcttttgtttttcataacaatCGTGCtcggcttgtgcgactgataaaaatatgtatttgaaatggcttcatttttggcattgactgagttatatattaatacccaaaaattTTACTagtgtgtgtgagctcgttcgttaggattgagagtaaaagtccggctgttctggtgaaggggatagattttgttcttgttttataatacagttttcctgtcacagttcgggcagtttaaagagaattgtattattgaataagaagggatctgaacccacttcattagatcagtttttttatttattttgcattaataattaacgtcgcgattaacccgtggatgccaaattgggggccattatcataaaggtaggtgactactgagtcattgttttaatttttccataatcacaacaaaattaat
It encodes:
- the LOC120356010 gene encoding uncharacterized protein LOC120356010, encoding MVLSLKVPLVSIGGQFQLHKYVRTPMYFDGQICQLQQQDFVLARRQEDGEIQVISGDHLSSCRAQDDFLCYLPRLVHGGHMSSRCMHHLFAATELKDIQQYCSLSCRPAKQELEIVEFSPSEYIVANIQANTTVTCEGGSFHHLQPIPGAMYVVLPCHCEISVGGRIMVRKTFPCDANVDKQPQVLHYLPLHWVKFNSLKIDVLQPHFNPNFVNFSEILKTDIDIRFRNLQFKT